One stretch of Chryseobacterium sp. LJ668 DNA includes these proteins:
- a CDS encoding DoxX-like family protein, whose amino-acid sequence MIKIYQLLNYFIAVVWLINGLICKALNFVPRHEEIVSRILSEGHSRILTILIGCSEILMAFWVLSGIKTKLNAVTQIIIIAVMNILEFILVPDLLLWGHYNSLFAFWFILLIYFNEFQLKPKTIKV is encoded by the coding sequence ATGATTAAAATCTATCAACTATTAAACTATTTCATTGCAGTAGTCTGGCTCATTAATGGTCTGATTTGCAAAGCTCTGAACTTTGTTCCCCGTCACGAGGAAATCGTTTCTAGAATTCTAAGTGAGGGTCATTCAAGAATCTTAACCATACTTATTGGATGTTCCGAAATACTCATGGCTTTTTGGGTTTTATCCGGAATTAAAACAAAACTCAATGCAGTCACACAAATTATCATTATTGCAGTGATGAATATTCTTGAGTTTATTCTAGTTCCTGATTTATTGCTTTGGGGACATTACAATTCATTATTTGCTTTTTGGTTTATTCTATTGATTTATTTTAATGAATTTCAATTAAAACCTAAAACAATAAAAGTATGA
- a CDS encoding glycosyltransferase, protein MKKKISVMFILPDLETGGAERIVTTIANHLSRDRFESKILLLRKQGGYLDILKKDVEIIDIETERIRHSLKPILKEIYRRKPDIVFSGFGEVNAYLALFIKLFPKVKFIARETNVVSQHVSKKEIKFFYNFYNNYQQIIAQSDDMLNDLVNNFKISRSKIIKINNPVDFDYINEKLLFSHKPESFKYNYKHVIAIGNLSARKGFDNLLKVFSRLKNEKIILHILGDGKDREILHQMKDFLGLKNVVFHGRQENPYEFLKYADLFILSSRYEGFPNVLLEAGACGTYSLANNCPGGINEIIQNEINGEIGNIDNHEDFAQKIRSILQQNYDKEWIINSIKSRFSKEIILEKYEKILLALMNQ, encoded by the coding sequence ATGAAAAAGAAAATTTCTGTCATGTTTATTCTGCCGGATTTAGAGACCGGAGGTGCAGAAAGAATCGTTACAACCATTGCAAATCATCTTTCACGTGATCGGTTTGAGTCAAAGATTTTGCTTTTGCGCAAACAGGGAGGCTATCTTGATATTTTAAAAAAAGATGTTGAGATCATTGATATCGAAACCGAAAGAATAAGACATTCGTTAAAACCTATTTTAAAAGAAATTTATCGCAGAAAACCTGATATTGTATTTTCAGGATTTGGCGAAGTAAATGCTTATCTGGCATTATTTATTAAACTTTTCCCGAAAGTAAAATTCATAGCGCGTGAAACGAATGTAGTTTCCCAGCATGTGAGTAAAAAAGAGATTAAATTTTTCTACAATTTTTACAATAATTACCAGCAGATTATTGCACAAAGCGACGATATGCTGAATGATCTCGTTAATAATTTTAAAATAAGCCGTTCAAAAATCATTAAAATTAATAATCCTGTTGATTTTGATTATATCAATGAAAAACTTTTGTTTTCTCATAAGCCCGAAAGCTTTAAATATAATTATAAACATGTTATAGCCATAGGAAATTTATCTGCCAGAAAAGGCTTCGACAATCTACTGAAAGTGTTCTCCAGATTAAAAAACGAGAAAATTATTTTACATATTTTAGGTGATGGGAAAGATCGTGAAATTCTTCATCAGATGAAAGATTTTTTAGGTTTGAAAAATGTTGTATTCCATGGAAGACAAGAAAATCCGTATGAGTTTTTGAAGTACGCAGATTTGTTTATTCTTTCTTCTAGGTATGAAGGTTTCCCAAATGTTTTGCTTGAAGCCGGGGCTTGCGGTACCTATTCTTTAGCGAACAATTGTCCGGGCGGAATCAATGAAATCATTCAGAATGAAATCAACGGAGAAATTGGAAATATTGATAATCACGAAGATTTTGCACAGAAAATACGATCTATTTTGCAGCAAAATTATGATAAAGAATGGATCATCAATTCCATCAAATCAAGATTTTCGAAAGAAATTATTTTAGAAAAATACGAAAAAATTTTACTGGCTCTGATGAATCAATAA
- a CDS encoding TolC family protein, with the protein MDRKRITAKKLRFGVVAAFMISGFLQAQQSFTVEQSLDYAIANNVNVKKAKIDQLKASQKVKETTGIGLPQIDGQAKYNYYLKTPVMLIDASVFDPNVPAGSIQEFPQGLKHNTNAGLTLTQILFNGSYLVGLKSAKAYKETAALTREKTEISVKEGIMMAYAAVIVTDENINTLEENIKVAEKTLHDTKETYKVGLTEEQNVEQLEYSYKNLQTNRDNLKRTRTKLLMTLKYLMGYPLDQDIELATTIDQMIEKNQVLVDQSANLDLSNHIDIRLRNNALKVSELQLRYQKSKSLPSLSGFANYGINTGSNQFNIFNTQTKWFGSSILGLQLDVPIFSGLQRHWQTQQAKLDVQKAQLDREDTEKSIKRDYYERSVEYNNAFESYKTAQDLIKLSSNIYRKEQIKFKEGLGSSFDLQNSESQLYNSQSQLYESAINLIQTKVALDKSKGEL; encoded by the coding sequence ATGGATAGAAAACGTATAACTGCAAAAAAACTAAGATTTGGGGTAGTTGCAGCATTTATGATTTCCGGTTTTTTACAGGCTCAGCAAAGCTTTACGGTAGAACAGAGTTTAGACTATGCTATTGCAAACAATGTCAATGTAAAAAAGGCGAAAATAGATCAGCTAAAAGCTTCCCAGAAGGTGAAAGAAACTACGGGAATCGGGCTCCCTCAGATTGATGGACAAGCAAAATACAACTATTATTTGAAGACACCTGTGATGTTGATTGACGCAAGTGTATTTGATCCGAATGTTCCAGCTGGCTCAATCCAAGAGTTTCCGCAGGGATTAAAACACAATACAAATGCTGGATTAACACTAACACAAATTCTTTTTAATGGTTCATATTTGGTAGGTTTAAAGTCTGCAAAAGCGTATAAGGAAACTGCAGCTCTTACAAGAGAAAAAACTGAAATAAGTGTAAAAGAAGGAATTATGATGGCATATGCAGCCGTCATCGTCACTGATGAAAACATTAACACTTTAGAAGAAAACATAAAAGTCGCCGAAAAAACGCTGCATGATACTAAAGAGACATATAAAGTTGGTTTGACGGAAGAACAAAACGTAGAGCAGCTGGAATACAGCTATAAAAATCTGCAGACCAATAGAGATAACCTGAAGAGAACGAGAACAAAGCTTTTGATGACACTAAAATATCTAATGGGTTATCCTTTGGATCAAGATATTGAACTTGCCACAACAATTGATCAAATGATTGAAAAGAATCAGGTTTTGGTAGATCAAAGTGCAAATTTAGATCTAAGTAATCATATAGATATAAGATTGAGAAACAACGCCCTTAAGGTTTCAGAATTGCAATTGAGATATCAAAAATCAAAATCTTTACCGTCATTATCAGGTTTTGCAAATTATGGTATTAATACAGGAAGTAACCAGTTTAATATTTTCAATACACAAACAAAATGGTTTGGTTCATCTATTTTAGGGTTGCAATTAGATGTCCCTATTTTCAGCGGATTGCAGAGACATTGGCAAACGCAGCAAGCCAAGCTTGACGTGCAAAAAGCCCAGCTGGATAGAGAAGATACAGAAAAAAGTATTAAAAGAGATTATTACGAAAGATCTGTAGAATACAATAATGCCTTTGAAAGCTATAAAACAGCACAGGACCTGATCAAATTGTCTTCAAATATTTATCGCAAAGAACAGATAAAATTCAAAGAAGGTCTGGGAAGCAGTTTCGATTTGCAAAACAGTGAATCGCAATTATATAATTCTCAGTCTCAGCTTTATGAATCTGCAATTAATTTAATTCAGACCAAAGTTGCTCTTGATAAATCAAAAGGTGAACTATAG
- a CDS encoding KpsF/GutQ family sugar-phosphate isomerase, which translates to MDASNIISIAKSTLAIEITELEKLKDRIDEDFVKAVEIIHSAQGKLIVVGIGKSAHVGNKIVATLNSTGTPSQFLHASEAIHGDLGVIQKQDVVLCISNSGNSPEIINLVAYLKDYSSALIGMTGNKKSKLAEYSDVILDTHVDLEACPNKLAPTSSTTLQMALGDALAICLMELNDFKENDFAKFHPGGSLGKNLTSRVEQFVSSQKPQVTQESSIRDVIISISASSHGITVVTNDEQILGVITDGDLRRMLLNGEDISKVLAKDIMSANPKTIEKDSLAKSAMKVLKDNNIGQLIVTEKGKYFGIIDIHKLLDEGIN; encoded by the coding sequence ATGGACGCATCAAACATTATTTCAATTGCAAAGAGCACATTAGCCATAGAAATTACCGAATTAGAAAAACTTAAAGACAGGATCGACGAAGACTTTGTAAAAGCGGTAGAAATTATTCATTCTGCGCAAGGAAAATTAATTGTGGTAGGAATCGGAAAATCTGCTCACGTAGGAAATAAGATTGTAGCCACTTTAAATTCTACAGGCACTCCGTCACAATTTCTGCATGCATCGGAAGCTATTCATGGGGATTTGGGCGTTATTCAAAAGCAAGATGTGGTTCTATGCATTTCAAATTCAGGGAATTCACCTGAAATTATCAATCTTGTTGCTTACCTGAAAGACTATTCATCAGCATTGATAGGAATGACAGGAAATAAAAAAAGCAAATTAGCTGAATATTCTGATGTTATTTTGGATACTCATGTTGATTTGGAGGCATGCCCGAATAAATTGGCCCCAACAAGTTCGACTACTCTACAAATGGCTTTAGGAGATGCTTTGGCAATTTGCCTGATGGAACTGAATGACTTTAAAGAAAACGATTTCGCAAAATTTCATCCCGGCGGAAGTTTAGGCAAAAATCTGACGTCAAGAGTAGAGCAGTTTGTTTCATCACAAAAGCCGCAGGTTACGCAGGAATCTTCAATCAGAGATGTGATTATATCTATCAGCGCCTCAAGTCATGGGATCACTGTAGTAACGAATGATGAGCAAATTCTCGGCGTGATTACAGACGGTGATTTAAGAAGAATGTTGCTGAATGGTGAAGATATTTCTAAAGTTTTGGCTAAAGATATTATGTCGGCAAATCCAAAAACAATTGAGAAAGATTCTCTGGCAAAATCAGCAATGAAAGTTTTGAAAGACAATAATATCGGACAGCTTATTGTAACAGAAAAGGGAAAATATTTTGGAATTATTGATATTCATAAGTTATTAGACGAAGGAATTAATTAA
- the lpdA gene encoding dihydrolipoyl dehydrogenase, whose translation MSQFDVTVIGSGPGGYVAAIRAAQLGFKTAIIEKYSTLGGTCLNVGCIPSKALLDSSEHFENAKHNFAGHGIIINEPQADIARMIERKNEVIKQNTDGISYLMNKNKITVFEGLGSFESATQVKVTKADGSTETIDSKYTIIATGSKPTSLPFITLDKERVITSTEALNLKEIPKHLVVIGGGVIGLELGSVYLRLGAQVTVVEFMDKIIPTMDGALSKELTKVLKKQGMKFMLSTAVSAVERNGDTVKITAKDKKGEEVTVEGDYCLVSVGRKPFTDGLGLEKAGVELDERGRVKTNDHLQTNVANIYAIGDVIKGAMLAHKAEEEGVFVAETLAGQKPHVNYNLIPGVVYTWPEVAGVGKTEEQLKEEGLAYKVGSFPMRALGRSRASGDVDGLVKILADEKTDEVLGMHIVGARAADLIAEGVIAMEFRASAEDIARSSHAHPTYAEAIKEAALDATGKRPIHM comes from the coding sequence ATGAGTCAATTCGATGTTACCGTAATAGGTTCTGGTCCTGGAGGTTATGTAGCTGCAATTCGTGCTGCACAATTAGGTTTCAAAACAGCAATTATTGAAAAATATTCAACTTTAGGCGGAACATGTCTTAACGTTGGATGCATACCCTCAAAAGCACTTCTTGACAGTTCTGAACACTTCGAAAACGCAAAACACAATTTTGCAGGCCACGGAATCATTATTAATGAGCCTCAGGCAGATATTGCAAGAATGATTGAGCGTAAAAACGAAGTTATTAAGCAAAATACAGACGGAATCAGCTATCTGATGAACAAAAACAAAATTACTGTTTTTGAAGGTCTTGGAAGCTTCGAATCTGCTACTCAGGTTAAAGTAACAAAAGCTGACGGTTCTACAGAAACGATCGATTCTAAATATACAATCATTGCAACAGGTTCTAAGCCAACATCTTTACCATTCATCACTTTAGATAAAGAAAGAGTGATTACTTCTACGGAAGCTTTAAATCTTAAGGAAATTCCAAAGCATTTAGTAGTTATCGGTGGTGGGGTTATTGGTCTAGAGTTAGGTTCTGTTTACCTAAGATTAGGAGCTCAAGTAACTGTGGTTGAGTTTATGGATAAGATCATTCCTACGATGGATGGAGCTTTAAGCAAGGAATTGACTAAAGTTCTTAAAAAGCAGGGTATGAAATTCATGCTTTCCACAGCAGTTTCAGCCGTTGAAAGAAATGGTGATACTGTAAAAATTACAGCAAAAGATAAAAAAGGAGAAGAAGTAACCGTTGAAGGAGATTATTGTCTGGTTTCTGTAGGTAGAAAGCCTTTCACAGATGGTCTTGGATTAGAAAAAGCGGGTGTTGAGCTTGATGAAAGAGGAAGAGTGAAAACTAACGATCACCTGCAGACTAACGTTGCAAACATCTATGCAATCGGAGACGTCATCAAAGGGGCAATGCTGGCTCACAAAGCTGAAGAAGAAGGTGTTTTTGTAGCTGAAACATTGGCCGGACAAAAACCTCACGTTAATTATAACTTGATCCCTGGAGTTGTTTACACTTGGCCTGAAGTTGCCGGAGTTGGTAAAACTGAAGAGCAACTGAAAGAAGAAGGGCTAGCTTACAAAGTCGGGTCTTTCCCGATGAGAGCTTTGGGAAGAAGCCGTGCAAGCGGTGATGTAGATGGTTTGGTAAAAATCTTAGCAGACGAAAAAACAGATGAAGTTTTAGGGATGCATATCGTGGGTGCTAGAGCTGCTGATCTTATTGCAGAAGGAGTAATAGCAATGGAGTTCCGTGCAAGCGCAGAAGATATTGCAAGAAGTTCTCATGCTCACCCAACGTACGCTGAAGCTATCAAAGAAGCTGCATTGGATGCTACGGGAAAAAGACCGATTCATATGTAG
- the tatC gene encoding twin-arginine translocase subunit TatC, producing the protein MSEGKEMSFFGHIGELRGHLIRSIIAIIIAAFVVGFNINWIMDHIFFGPTRNDFPTFKIVNHFSRMILGEDSIELPNEFPVRVQRLYQQFNVMMAVSIFGGLVIGFPYIVWELWRFIGPALHPNERKNSIFIINSVWILFLMGVLCGYFLILPFAVNFGVIFKISDIIIPLYDLSDYTTLFLQVVLGMGVVFLFPVLIYFLTSIGILNPAFMKKYRRHAVVLIMVVAAIITPADVLSMMMAALPLLFLYEFSILMCAYTYKKVQKREAKLPAVR; encoded by the coding sequence GTGAGTGAAGGTAAAGAAATGTCCTTTTTCGGGCATATAGGAGAATTAAGAGGTCATCTTATCCGTTCAATTATTGCTATTATTATCGCTGCATTTGTAGTGGGGTTCAATATTAACTGGATTATGGATCATATCTTTTTCGGACCTACCAGAAACGATTTTCCCACCTTTAAAATTGTTAATCATTTTTCGAGAATGATTTTGGGCGAAGACAGTATTGAGCTGCCCAATGAATTTCCGGTGCGTGTGCAGAGATTGTATCAGCAGTTTAATGTAATGATGGCGGTTTCTATATTTGGAGGTTTGGTAATTGGGTTCCCATATATTGTTTGGGAATTGTGGCGATTTATCGGACCGGCTTTGCATCCTAATGAAAGAAAAAATTCAATCTTCATCATCAATTCCGTATGGATTCTTTTTCTGATGGGCGTTTTGTGCGGTTATTTTCTGATATTGCCTTTCGCCGTTAATTTCGGGGTTATTTTCAAAATTTCCGACATTATTATACCATTGTATGATCTAAGTGATTACACCACTCTTTTCCTGCAGGTTGTTTTGGGTATGGGTGTTGTGTTTCTTTTCCCGGTATTAATTTACTTTTTAACATCAATAGGAATCCTGAATCCTGCTTTCATGAAAAAATACCGTAGACATGCAGTGGTTTTAATCATGGTTGTAGCTGCAATTATTACTCCTGCAGATGTTTTGAGTATGATGATGGCAGCTTTACCGTTGTTATTTCTTTACGAATTTAGTATTTTGATGTGCGCTTATACTTATAAAAAAGTGCAAAAAAGAGAAGCTAAACTTCCTGCTGTGAGATAA
- the recQ gene encoding DNA helicase RecQ, with protein MSAKKANLSGELKKYFGFSTFKGQQELIIEKLLEGKDIFVLMPTGGGKSLCYQLPALISEGTAIVVSPLIALMKNQVDAVNGLSSENGVAHVLNSSLNKTQTKQVFDDIKSGKTKLLYVAPESLIKEDYLEFFRDVKISFVAIDEAHCISEWGHDFRPEYRNLKSIIDKIADVPVIALTATATPKVQDDIQKTLGMTDALVFKESFNRPNLYYEVCPKVNVDKEIVKFINKHKGKSGIVYCLSRRKVEEFSQLLQVNGINALPYHAGLDQKVRVTNQDKFLMEEADVIVATIAFGMGIDKPDVRFVIHYDFPKSLESYYQETGRAGRDGGEGHCLAFYDPKDIEKLEKFLAQKPVSEREIGLQLLNEVVGYAETSMSRRQYILYYFGEIFDPVTGNGANMCDNASNPPKLKDATKDLKKVLELIKDTQEKFKSKDLISVIAGKENAVTKSYKMEQSSFFGFGKAETDNYWKTILRQATVQNFLLKDIETYGVLKISPKGHLVIDGKFKDSFLIAEDREFDLSQTKADSDQVQMQASGSLDQNLFGQLKDLRKKVAKKYGIPPYTVFMDPSLEDMTVQYPITVEEIAKIYGVGEGKAKKYGKEFADFISKYVEDNSIERTQDMVLKNVANKSSHKVFIIQSTDKKIDLEDIARAKNLSMNDLLKEMERIVYQGTKLNIDYYIEENFDEDTVDDFMEFMTESESDSMKVLLDEFGDELSDEEVRMLRIKFISDVAN; from the coding sequence ATGAGCGCAAAAAAAGCCAATTTATCAGGCGAATTAAAGAAATACTTCGGGTTTTCTACTTTTAAAGGTCAGCAGGAACTTATCATAGAAAAACTATTGGAGGGGAAAGACATTTTTGTACTGATGCCTACAGGAGGAGGTAAATCTTTGTGTTATCAGCTTCCCGCACTTATTTCTGAAGGTACTGCCATTGTAGTTTCACCATTAATAGCTTTAATGAAAAATCAGGTAGATGCCGTCAACGGATTGTCATCTGAAAATGGTGTAGCCCATGTTCTTAATTCTTCTCTCAATAAAACCCAGACCAAACAAGTTTTTGATGATATAAAAAGCGGAAAAACAAAGCTACTGTATGTAGCCCCGGAATCTTTAATTAAGGAAGATTATCTTGAATTTTTCAGAGATGTGAAAATTTCATTTGTCGCCATTGATGAAGCTCACTGTATCTCAGAATGGGGACACGATTTCAGGCCGGAATACAGAAATTTAAAATCAATAATCGATAAAATTGCTGATGTTCCTGTTATCGCTCTTACAGCTACTGCAACTCCAAAGGTTCAGGATGATATTCAGAAAACTTTGGGTATGACGGATGCGCTTGTTTTTAAAGAAAGTTTCAACCGTCCCAATTTATATTATGAGGTTTGCCCCAAAGTAAATGTTGATAAAGAAATTGTAAAATTTATCAACAAGCACAAAGGAAAATCAGGAATTGTGTACTGTCTGAGCCGAAGAAAGGTGGAAGAGTTTTCGCAGCTTCTTCAGGTAAACGGTATCAATGCTCTTCCTTATCATGCAGGTTTGGATCAAAAAGTAAGAGTGACCAATCAGGATAAGTTTCTGATGGAAGAAGCCGATGTCATTGTTGCTACTATTGCATTTGGGATGGGGATTGATAAACCGGATGTCCGCTTTGTAATTCATTATGATTTTCCGAAATCACTAGAAAGTTATTATCAGGAAACAGGCCGTGCAGGCCGTGACGGGGGAGAGGGGCACTGCCTTGCTTTTTATGATCCTAAAGATATCGAAAAATTAGAAAAATTCCTAGCTCAGAAGCCGGTTTCGGAAAGAGAAATCGGGTTACAACTTTTAAACGAGGTAGTAGGTTATGCAGAAACTTCAATGAGCAGAAGGCAATATATTTTGTACTATTTCGGCGAAATCTTCGATCCTGTTACAGGGAATGGAGCCAATATGTGCGATAACGCATCCAATCCGCCTAAGCTTAAAGATGCAACAAAAGATTTAAAAAAAGTTTTAGAATTAATAAAAGATACCCAGGAAAAATTCAAGTCAAAAGATCTTATTTCGGTGATTGCAGGAAAAGAAAATGCAGTGACAAAATCCTATAAAATGGAACAAAGCTCATTTTTCGGTTTCGGGAAAGCTGAGACAGACAACTATTGGAAAACAATTCTCAGACAGGCAACCGTTCAGAATTTTTTATTAAAAGATATAGAAACGTATGGCGTTTTAAAAATTTCGCCAAAAGGTCATTTGGTCATTGACGGAAAGTTTAAGGATTCTTTCTTAATTGCTGAAGACCGGGAATTTGATCTGTCACAAACTAAGGCAGACAGCGATCAGGTACAGATGCAGGCGAGTGGAAGTCTTGATCAGAATTTATTTGGTCAGCTGAAAGATCTTAGGAAGAAAGTTGCAAAAAAATACGGAATTCCGCCTTATACTGTTTTTATGGATCCGAGTCTGGAAGACATGACCGTGCAATATCCCATTACCGTTGAAGAAATTGCAAAAATATATGGTGTAGGTGAAGGGAAAGCGAAAAAATACGGTAAAGAATTCGCAGATTTTATTTCTAAATATGTTGAAGACAACAGTATTGAGCGTACGCAAGATATGGTGTTGAAAAATGTGGCAAATAAATCGAGCCATAAAGTTTTCATCATCCAAAGCACCGACAAAAAGATTGATCTTGAAGATATCGCAAGAGCCAAAAACCTATCGATGAACGATTTGCTGAAAGAAATGGAACGTATTGTTTATCAGGGTACAAAATTAAATATCGATTACTATATTGAAGAAAATTTTGATGAAGATACGGTAGATGATTTTATGGAATTCATGACCGAATCTGAAAGCGACAGCATGAAAGTTTTGCTGGATGAGTTTGGAGATGAACTCTCAGATGAAGAAGTGAGAATGCTGAGAATTAAGTTTATCAGCGACGTTGCGAATTAA
- a CDS encoding CvfB family protein: MQLGKTQTLKISEKNNSGWMLESETGETAFMSKVFIREEKEIGDEIEVFVYQDDHKLKATTETPLAEVGEFAVMSCVQSLPTGAFMDWGIIKDLFIPYKQQKSKILEGKRYLVNLYVDEDLDLITGTTKFKRNPQYDNVPFQRGDKVELIMMNESELGWNVVVNKKYIGLIYASDVYKKLYPLSEEEGYIKAIREDGKIDVSLQPEGFENIDEFKQKILNKLEENFGLLHLSDKSSPEEIKSELQMSKKNFKKALGGLYKDKIVDILDDKIKLV, encoded by the coding sequence ATGCAACTCGGGAAAACTCAGACTTTAAAAATTTCAGAAAAAAACAATTCAGGATGGATGCTGGAATCCGAAACTGGCGAGACCGCTTTTATGTCAAAAGTTTTCATTCGTGAAGAAAAAGAAATTGGCGATGAAATAGAAGTTTTTGTATATCAGGACGACCATAAACTGAAAGCAACAACAGAAACGCCGTTGGCTGAAGTGGGTGAATTTGCGGTGATGAGCTGTGTGCAGAGTCTTCCGACCGGCGCGTTTATGGATTGGGGGATCATCAAAGATCTTTTTATTCCGTACAAACAGCAAAAATCTAAAATCCTTGAAGGGAAAAGATATCTGGTTAATCTTTATGTAGACGAAGATCTGGACCTGATTACCGGAACGACAAAATTCAAAAGAAATCCCCAGTATGATAATGTACCTTTCCAGAGAGGAGATAAAGTAGAGCTTATCATGATGAACGAAAGTGAACTTGGATGGAACGTTGTCGTAAACAAAAAATATATCGGATTGATCTATGCTTCTGATGTTTATAAAAAATTATATCCTCTATCTGAAGAGGAAGGTTACATCAAAGCCATCCGGGAAGATGGTAAAATAGATGTCTCGCTTCAGCCGGAAGGTTTTGAAAATATCGATGAATTTAAGCAGAAAATTCTAAACAAATTAGAAGAAAATTTTGGTTTGCTGCATCTGTCAGACAAATCTTCTCCCGAAGAGATAAAAAGTGAACTCCAGATGAGCAAAAAGAATTTTAAAAAAGCTCTTGGTGGTTTATATAAGGATAAAATCGTTGATATTTTAGATGATAAAATCAAACTTGTATAA
- a CDS encoding TetR/AcrR family transcriptional regulator, whose translation MSKQEKKDQTQELIKETAKNLFFVQGKFNATTQEIADEAGVNRTLINYYFRSRDNLIQIIFDDAHRVEKEKSEIIMNSDLPFKEKIANFIDGSLSTSLQYPYLETYIVSQINKGSCHKKDVEEEELKKLYKDIEREMQLGNIELMAPVQFLLNMVSLLVFPSAVRPLFLENLMITDKEFDQIISERKDIILNMLFKK comes from the coding sequence ATGTCAAAACAAGAAAAAAAAGATCAAACACAGGAATTAATAAAAGAAACTGCGAAAAATTTATTCTTTGTACAGGGGAAATTTAATGCAACTACACAGGAGATTGCAGACGAAGCGGGTGTCAACCGTACTTTAATCAACTATTATTTCAGATCAAGAGACAATCTGATTCAAATTATTTTTGATGATGCTCATCGCGTAGAAAAAGAAAAATCTGAAATCATTATGAATTCTGATCTGCCTTTCAAAGAAAAAATAGCCAATTTTATCGACGGAAGCTTATCGACAAGTCTCCAATACCCTTATCTGGAAACCTACATCGTTTCACAGATCAACAAAGGGAGCTGCCACAAAAAAGATGTGGAAGAGGAAGAGCTGAAAAAATTATACAAAGATATTGAGCGAGAGATGCAGTTAGGAAATATTGAACTAATGGCTCCGGTGCAGTTTCTTCTCAATATGGTTTCGCTTTTAGTATTTCCAAGTGCGGTTCGTCCGTTATTTTTAGAAAATTTAATGATCACAGATAAAGAATTTGATCAGATCATTTCAGAAAGAAAAGATATTATACTAAACATGCTTTTTAAGAAATAA